The DNA segment TGTTAAGCCGCTTCGCCTCCCATCCCAAGTCGCCAGAGCGGGATCGGAAAGCAGGTGATGGTGTTGCGAATGGAAGGATTACTCATGCGTGCGGTTTGCGGCGCACGGCGATGGTTTTCACAAACCGACCGAGGACGTGCGTGCGCGACAGTGCGGACGACGCCCTGTCATCCTGTCGGTTGCTTCCGTTGTGGTTCAGGGACGCGGTGGAACGCGTCCCGCCCGCGGAAATAACATCCATAACCCTCGCACGCCGTGCGGCTTTTACGCATCCGTTCTCGGCTTTACGAAGTGGAATGGGCGTTTACACTCGCGCCATGAAGCAATCGCCATCTGCGGCCGCACCCAAAAGTGTTGCGGAGACTGCATCCCCAACTTCCCCGGCGCTCAACCGACGTTCGTTTTTGCAAACCGTCGGCTTGGGCGCCGCCGCGCTCGGGTTGACACCGGCCGCTACCGCCCAGGCGCAAACGCCCACGCAGCCGATTGCCGGTTTTGAAGCCGCACCCACGACTGCTGAAACCCACGCGGGTTGGCAACCGGTTTCCGATCGGAAATTGCGCGTCGGACTGGTCGGCTATGGCGTGTGCAAGTTTTCCGCCGCCTTCGGCTTCCAAAATCATCCGAACGTCGAGATCGTCGCGGTGAGCGATCTTCTCCCCGACCGTTGCGCGGAACTGGCTTCCGTCGTGAAGTGTAAAACCACCTATCCCTCGTTGGAAAAACTGGTGCAGGACGACCGGATTGAAGCGGTGTTTGTGGCCACGGACGCGCCGAGTCACGCGCAGCATTGCATCGAAGTGTTGAAGCATGGCAAACACGTGGGCACGGCGGTGCCGGCGGTGTTCGGTTCGCTGGAAGACGCGGATCGCCTGTTCCAGACGGTGAAGGCAAGCGGATTGAAATACATGATGTTCGAGACCTCCTGTTTTCACGACGACCTCTATGCGATGCGGCAACTGTATCAGGCGGGCCAGCTCGGGCGGATTGTTTATGCCGAAGGCGAGTATTTTCATTACATGGAACAGCCGATTGATTCCTACCAGGGCTGGCGCGTCGGGCTGCCACCGCAATGGTATCCCACCCACTCGAACGCCTATTACGTGGGCGTGACGCAGGGCAGCTTCACGGAGGTGTCCTGCATGGGCATTCCCAGTCGCATCCCCCATCTGCAACCGCAGAATAACCGCTATCGGAATCCGTTCGGGACGGAGATCGCCCTGTTCCGCACGAGTGAAGGCGGCATGGCGCGCATGGGCGTCAGTTGGGACACGCCCACCAACGAAGGCGAGATGGGACGCATCCGGGGCGACAAGGGTTCGGTCTATTTCAATCAGTTTCGCGGTCTCGAAAAGTTGCAGACCGACATCAAACGTCCGCCGTTGCCACCGGGCGTGGAATCCGGGGGACACGGTGGCTCACACGGTTATCTGATGAATGAATTCGTCACGGCCATTTTACAGGATCGCACGCCGCTGGTGAACGTGGCGCTGGCCTTGAACCTGACCGTCTCCGGCATCGTGGCGCATCAATCGGCATT comes from the Verrucomicrobiia bacterium genome and includes:
- a CDS encoding Gfo/Idh/MocA family oxidoreductase encodes the protein MKQSPSAAAPKSVAETASPTSPALNRRSFLQTVGLGAAALGLTPAATAQAQTPTQPIAGFEAAPTTAETHAGWQPVSDRKLRVGLVGYGVCKFSAAFGFQNHPNVEIVAVSDLLPDRCAELASVVKCKTTYPSLEKLVQDDRIEAVFVATDAPSHAQHCIEVLKHGKHVGTAVPAVFGSLEDADRLFQTVKASGLKYMMFETSCFHDDLYAMRQLYQAGQLGRIVYAEGEYFHYMEQPIDSYQGWRVGLPPQWYPTHSNAYYVGVTQGSFTEVSCMGIPSRIPHLQPQNNRYRNPFGTEIALFRTSEGGMARMGVSWDTPTNEGEMGRIRGDKGSVYFNQFRGLEKLQTDIKRPPLPPGVESGGHGGSHGYLMNEFVTAILQDRTPLVNVALALNLTVSGIVAHQSALQNGELLKIPQYQL